Genomic window (Arachis hypogaea cultivar Tifrunner chromosome 13, arahy.Tifrunner.gnm2.J5K5, whole genome shotgun sequence):
TTCATTTTTATCTAGAttttatttatctgtttctttTTCATAAGAGAAGAATTTTATTAAGATGAAAGAGGAAAAAAATGGAGAAAGAGAGGATAGGAGACCCACTTtacaaaaatcaagaaagaaatcATATTGGTCATATGATCTTCACCATCCATGTATTTTCATGTGTTCAGAATATCAAGTAATTTTCATAAGCTGTGAATTTAACCTGTTATCAGGCCCAACATAGATGCTAACGGAAAACTGCTGCTGAGCTATGAATTCTTTTTCAAATGGTTGATATTTTTTGGGTTGGTGACCATGATAGGGACATACAGGGGAAGATTAGGAGTAAAAATGGGAAAGTTGCATTTTCTGACCCAGTTTCTTTCCTTGGAACTCAATTTTGGTTTCCAACTGTATCAATTGCACAGCCTCTATGAGATGATATAATGGTGAAACAACAAAATGTGTTTTCATTTTTGGTTATTTTCATGAGCAAAGACGGGTCTTCTTGaggttgattttaaaaagttgtTATATCAAAGCTATCTAAATTGAATCATTTATCATGAAGAATGTGTTTGTATTGTTCCTTATGTTGAATTCCATAGTTAAGGATTACACTGCAATCCTAACTTATAGTTTAATATCTTGCAGCTGGTCATGCAACGGAGTCCTTTACAGATTTTGTTGTGGGACATGGGGAACTATGGTCTGCTCAGATGTTGTCTTTAGTTATTAGAAAGGTTTGCTATTTTAATTATAAAGATTTgctctttctcactttctatcTGAATTGAGCTTGTTACATCATGCTTCCCCTCTGGGACTGAGCAGAATGGGGTCGACTGCAAATGGATGGATACAAGGGAAGTCCTTATTGTAAATCCTACTAGCTCTAATCAAGTTGATCCTGACTATTCGTTATCTCAACAAGGACTTGAAAAGTGGTACTCACTGAATCCTGCTAAAGTAATCATTGCTACTGGATTCATTGCAAGTACACCCCAGAATATTCCTACTACACTGAAGAGAGATGGAAGTGACTTTTCCGCAGCAATTATGGGTGCTCTATTCAGGGCTCGGCAGGTCACAATATGGACAGATGTTGATGGTGTGTTTAGTGCAGATCCTAGAAAAGGTTTGTACTGCTCTTGCTTTCGCCAACAGTTGGACTTCCAAGTGGATTAAGAGAAATAGAGAATTATTGAATCTAGTAACTGCTGTAGTTTTGCATCTGACATATTGACTGATTTTATTTTATGCTTGACTATCTTTAACATGAAATTTTGATTCAGTGTAAACAATTACATTTTCTGCAGTTAGTGAGGCTGTGATTTTGAAGACATTGTCTTATCAAGAGGCATGGGAAATGGTGAGATGGAATTTATGAATGCTCAAAGCTCATTGACCCTTCAAAGTTTAATAGATTAACTATTGAATTGCCTGTCTGCAGTCTTATTTCGGTGCAAATGTTTTGCATCCCCGCACGATAATACCAGTGATGCGATATGGAATTCCCATTATAATAAGGAATATTTTCAATCTCTCTGCTCCCGGAACAAAGATCTGTCATCCCTCTGTTATTGAGGATGAAGATAAGCAGGACCTCCAAAATTTTGTCAAAGGCTTTGCGACCATAGACAACTTGGCACTTGTGAATGTGGAGGGGTGAGCCATGAATTTAGTCACGTTATACTATGAATAATTTTCTGCTCAGTTGTTTCAATTTAATTATATGATGTCCTATAACATAtattaatcatcaaaatcataattgctatgtgtttttctttgttgtttttGCAGAACGGGAATGGCTGGTGTACCTGGTACAGCCAGTGCTATATTTGGTGCTGTGAAAGATGTGGGAGCCAATGTTATTATGATATCTCAGGTGCATTTTTTATACTCAATTTTTCTAGTGTTTCCATCTGGCATATAAGAAATTGTGGTGATCATTAATACTGTTTGTGTAGGCTAGTAGTGAGCATTCTGTTTGCTTTGCTGTTCCTGAGAAGGAAGTAAAAGCTGTTGCTGAGGCATTGCAGTCTAGATTTCGTCAAGCTTTGGATGCTGGACGTCTTTCTCAGGTGCTAAATTCAGTTCATACAAGTTTTTGCTCAATTGAGCAATATCAGTGAAAAGGAAGCATAtaacctttcttttcttattttttgctcctttttatattttttataatgatcACAATGTAAAAACTAATAGCTGAATAATTACTTTTGAGTTAGTATTGCTGAATGATGTTGAaggttttatctttttattttgtcaCCTTAATTACATTCTAAATCACGTAGCACCTCTCAGGTTGCTGTTGTTCCAAATTGTAGCATTTTGGCCGCAGTTGGCCAAAAAATGGCAAGTACCCCTGGAGTTAGCGCTACCCTCTTCAATGCATTGGCTAAGGTTAGTAGTCTGGCAAGTTATTGCTTAGGATTgaaattttggtttattttattatttcttttatgttttaactTGTTTGTGATCAAACTGGTAATGACCAACAGGCCAGTATAAATGTCCGTGCTATAGCTCAAGGTTGTTCTGAGTACAATATCACTGTTGTTATTAAGCGAGAGGATTGTATAAAGGCTTTACGGGCTGTCCATTCCAGATTTTATCTCTCAAGAACCACAATAGCAATGGGCATTATTGGACCAGGATTAATCGGGAGCACACTACTTGACCAACTAAGGGATCAGGTGCAGTTTCTGTAGATAACTTTACTTGTTTGAATATATATTCTACTGTCATAGTAAACACAGTAATCCATGATACTGGGATATTTGGTACATTTTGATATGTCAATTTACCTGAATGATTTTTAACCAGAAGACCTTTTAGAGTTTGTGGTGAATTTATGTTATAACTCTTTTAATGCAGGCCTCAGTTTTGAAAGAAGAATTCAACATTGATTTGCGTGTAATGGGCATAATTAGTTCAAAGTCAATGCTTCTTAGTGAGTCGTAAGTCAAATTCATCTGAACTGAATctcttttttggatttttatgaaCTTGGCTCTCTGTCCTCGCTTAATTAAGTCATACTGTAATTTCTATTTGCAGAGGCATTGACTTAGCTAGGTGGAGAGAACTTCGAGATGAGAAGGGAGAAGTGGCTAATTTGGataaatttgttcaccacgtgcATGGAAATCATTTTATACCCAACACTGCGATAGTGGATTGCACATCTGATTCCATCATTGCAGGCCATTACAATGACTGGTTGCGCAAAGGAATACATGTAGTTACCCCCAATAAGAAGGCAAATTCAGGTCCGCTTGATCAGGTGATGTAATCCATATTGTTCATCCTTGCTATTACGTAGTGTAATCAGTAATGTCAGATGTCTAATTTTTCCATGCATTAATATAGGTTCAtggttaaagaaaattaaaaataaagaattagacATTTAAGGAAAAGgagaatttcttatttttattatttcatttggAAAAAGGGGGCTGGGAAagaattattatattatacataGAGAGAGCCTTTACTCTTCTGCCTGTTTTTTACTTCTTGCGCTCTATCTGAAGGTTAATTTGCCTGTTCATAATCTTGAATCTGGTTCCCATCAATAAGTTCCTGTTGCTAGTAGATATGTTACGTCTTTTTTTCTTGTTACTATATATTACTACTAATTTTTGGGCATTCTAACACCTTGACTCTCAACATTCAGTATTTGAGTCTGAGAGCACTGCAAAGGCAATCCTATACACACTACTTTTATGAAGCTACTGTTGGAGCTGGTCTTCCAATTATTAGCACTTTGCGCGGGCTCCTTGAAACTGGAGACAGAATATTGCAAATTGAAGGCATCTTCAGGTTTGCTTTCACATATTATTTCTGTTTGTGTCTCTTAATTTGTGATAATCTTCCAGATTTCCAGTTTCCTTGCTCACCTGAAACTTTTCACCATTCATGAACCATAAATTTTAAAGAACGTTGTTTCAATTATCATGCTTATTATGtttatatgcattttttgttgatCTAGTCATTGACCATAAGGCATTGCCTTGCCCCTGTTTCTGCAGTGGAACTTTGAGTTATATCTTTAATAACTTCAAAGATGGCCGAGCTTTTAGTGAGGTAGTAGCTGAGGCAAAGGAAGCTGGTTATAC
Coding sequences:
- the LOC112736252 gene encoding bifunctional aspartokinase/homoserine dehydrogenase 1, chloroplastic — protein: MASLSAAISRSSSSPCFPPPNPNTASLSHHRNIFHSQCRAFPLSRPSLFLRKGLTLPPGRESQSTRICASVADVSLNLSVEEKQLPKGDTWSVHKFGGTCVGTSQRIKNVADIIIKDDSERKLVVVSAMSKVTDMMYDLINKAQSRDENYVAALDVVLEKHSQTAHDLLDGDHLASFLSQLHQDINNLKAMLRAIYIAGHATESFTDFVVGHGELWSAQMLSLVIRKNGVDCKWMDTREVLIVNPTSSNQVDPDYSLSQQGLEKWYSLNPAKVIIATGFIASTPQNIPTTLKRDGSDFSAAIMGALFRARQVTIWTDVDGVFSADPRKVSEAVILKTLSYQEAWEMSYFGANVLHPRTIIPVMRYGIPIIIRNIFNLSAPGTKICHPSVIEDEDKQDLQNFVKGFATIDNLALVNVEGTGMAGVPGTASAIFGAVKDVGANVIMISQASSEHSVCFAVPEKEVKAVAEALQSRFRQALDAGRLSQVAVVPNCSILAAVGQKMASTPGVSATLFNALAKASINVRAIAQGCSEYNITVVIKREDCIKALRAVHSRFYLSRTTIAMGIIGPGLIGSTLLDQLRDQASVLKEEFNIDLRVMGIISSKSMLLSESGIDLARWRELRDEKGEVANLDKFVHHVHGNHFIPNTAIVDCTSDSIIAGHYNDWLRKGIHVVTPNKKANSGPLDQYLSLRALQRQSYTHYFYEATVGAGLPIISTLRGLLETGDRILQIEGIFSGTLSYIFNNFKDGRAFSEVVAEAKEAGYTEPDPRDDLSGTDVARKVIILARESGLKLELSDIPVESLVPEPLRDCASAQEFMQQLPKFDQLLSKKQEEAENAGEVLRYVGVVDVTNKKGTVELRRYKKDHPFAHLSGSDNIIAFTTRRYQNQPLIVRGPGAGAQVTAGGIFSDILRLASYLGAPS